The Kluyvera intermedia genome window below encodes:
- a CDS encoding AMP nucleosidase, giving the protein MSNTGVNLTPEQALDKLQALYDQSVKALRDAIRLFIDDRSLPSAQARANGLFVYPQLSVSWSGCAHKAQKTRAFGRFTHSGCYTTTITQPGLFRSYLLEQLTLLHEDYDAQIEVSASQHEIPFPYVIDGLNLDRSMSADLTRFFPTTELSQIGDETADGLTHPTEFYPLSHFDARRVDFSLARLRHYTGTPVEHFQPFVLFTNYTRYVDEFVRWGCSQILDPDSPYVSLSCAGGIWITADTEAPEQAISDLAWKKHQMPAWHLITKDGQGITLINIGVGPSNAKNICDHLAVLRPDVWLMIGHCGGLRESQSIGDYVLAHAYLRDDHVLNAVLPPDIPIPSIAEVQRALYDATKQVSGMPGEEVKQRLRTGTVVTTDDRNWELRYSASSLRFNLSRAVAIDMESATIAAQGYRFRVPYGTLLCVSDKPLHGEIKLPGQANRFYEGAISEHLQIGIRAIDLLRAEGDRLHSRKLRTFNEPPFR; this is encoded by the coding sequence ATGAGTAACACGGGCGTAAATTTGACCCCTGAGCAAGCACTGGACAAACTCCAGGCGCTGTACGATCAATCGGTAAAAGCATTACGTGACGCGATTCGTCTGTTCATTGACGACCGCTCCCTGCCCAGCGCACAAGCGCGGGCCAACGGATTATTTGTCTACCCCCAGCTTTCCGTATCGTGGAGCGGATGCGCGCATAAAGCACAAAAAACCCGTGCTTTTGGCCGCTTTACCCACTCAGGCTGTTACACCACCACCATTACCCAGCCAGGGCTGTTTCGCAGCTATTTGCTCGAACAACTGACGCTGCTGCATGAAGATTATGATGCGCAGATTGAGGTCAGCGCCTCCCAGCACGAGATCCCTTTTCCGTATGTGATAGATGGCCTGAATCTTGATCGTTCGATGAGTGCAGATCTCACCCGTTTCTTCCCCACGACCGAATTGTCGCAGATTGGTGATGAGACGGCTGATGGCCTGACCCATCCCACCGAGTTTTACCCGCTCTCACACTTCGACGCGCGACGCGTAGATTTTTCCCTGGCACGTCTACGCCACTATACGGGGACGCCAGTCGAGCATTTCCAGCCGTTTGTGCTGTTTACTAACTACACCCGTTACGTCGACGAGTTTGTGCGCTGGGGCTGTAGCCAAATCCTCGACCCCGATAGCCCGTATGTCTCGCTTTCCTGTGCTGGCGGTATCTGGATAACCGCCGATACCGAAGCCCCGGAACAGGCGATTTCTGATTTAGCGTGGAAAAAACATCAGATGCCGGCCTGGCATTTGATCACCAAAGACGGTCAGGGGATCACCTTGATCAACATCGGCGTAGGGCCGTCCAACGCGAAGAATATTTGCGATCACCTGGCGGTGCTGCGTCCCGACGTCTGGCTGATGATTGGTCACTGCGGCGGTCTGCGTGAAAGTCAGTCGATCGGCGATTACGTTCTGGCACATGCCTACCTGCGTGACGACCATGTCCTGAACGCAGTATTGCCACCGGACATCCCAATCCCAAGCATTGCAGAAGTGCAGCGCGCATTATACGACGCTACCAAGCAGGTCAGCGGAATGCCGGGCGAAGAAGTTAAACAGCGTCTGCGCACCGGTACCGTCGTCACAACGGACGATCGTAACTGGGAGCTGCGCTACTCCGCCTCTTCGCTTCGCTTCAACTTAAGCCGTGCGGTGGCGATTGATATGGAAAGCGCCACCATTGCAGCCCAAGGCTATCGTTTCCGCGTTCCCTACGGCACGCTGTTGTGCGTGTCGGACAAACCGCTGCACGGTGAGATTAAGCTGCCAGGACAGGCCAACCGTTTTTATGAGGGGGCTATTTCGGAGCACTTGCAGATTGGTATTCGCGCCATTGATCTGCTGCGTGCCGAGGGCGACCGCCTGCACTCCCGTAAACTGCGCACCTTTAACGAGCCGCCATTCCGCTAA
- a CDS encoding EmmdR/YeeO family multidrug/toxin efflux MATE transporter, which yields MEFQLSDLRPILNVTAALRQAVTSTPWYKKRKSYRVLFWREITPLAVPIFLENTCVLLMGVLSTFLVSWLGKEAMAGVGLADSFNMVIMAFFAAVDLGTTVVVAFSLGKRDRRRARAAARQSLVIMTLFAIVLAAIIHYFGAEIINIVAGDANAEVKALALTYLELTVLSYPAAAIALIGSGALRGAGNTKIPLMINGGMNILNIIISSILIYGIFSWDGMGFAGAGLGLTISRYIGAVVTIIVLMVGFNPALRIPLKSYFKPLNFAIIWEVMGIGIPASIESVLFNGGKLLTQMFVAGMGTEVIAGNFIAFSVAALINLPGNALGSASTIITGRRLGTGQLAQAERQLRHVFWMSTIVLTLIAWGTAPFAGLFASFYTQEQDVKEVVKVLLWMNAAFMPIWAASWVLPAGFKGARDVRFAMWVSMLSMWGCRVVVGYVLGIVLGMGVVGVWMGMFLDWATRATCFYHRLRTGRWAWKYMPAKKTDSASP from the coding sequence ATGGAGTTTCAACTTTCTGATCTAAGGCCCATTTTGAACGTCACCGCCGCCCTTCGCCAGGCCGTCACAAGTACCCCCTGGTATAAAAAACGCAAAAGTTATCGAGTTCTCTTCTGGCGTGAAATCACCCCCCTTGCTGTGCCTATCTTCCTGGAAAATACCTGCGTTTTGCTAATGGGCGTATTAAGTACTTTTCTCGTAAGTTGGTTGGGGAAAGAGGCAATGGCGGGAGTAGGGCTGGCCGATAGCTTTAATATGGTCATCATGGCCTTCTTTGCGGCGGTTGACCTTGGTACCACCGTGGTGGTGGCCTTTAGTCTGGGTAAGCGCGACAGGCGTAGAGCACGCGCGGCGGCGCGGCAGTCGCTGGTAATCATGACTCTGTTTGCGATAGTGCTGGCCGCGATCATTCACTATTTCGGCGCTGAGATCATCAATATTGTCGCCGGTGATGCCAATGCAGAAGTTAAAGCGCTGGCGCTAACTTACCTTGAGCTGACGGTATTAAGTTATCCTGCGGCGGCGATTGCGCTTATTGGTAGCGGCGCGCTACGCGGGGCAGGGAACACCAAAATTCCGCTGATGATTAATGGCGGGATGAATATCCTTAATATCATTATCAGCAGCATCTTGATTTACGGGATCTTCTCCTGGGACGGGATGGGCTTTGCCGGTGCCGGGCTCGGGTTGACCATCTCCCGTTATATCGGCGCGGTGGTGACCATCATTGTGCTGATGGTCGGCTTCAACCCGGCGCTGCGTATTCCGCTGAAAAGTTACTTCAAGCCGCTCAACTTCGCCATTATCTGGGAAGTGATGGGCATTGGTATTCCCGCCAGTATTGAGTCCGTGTTGTTTAACGGCGGTAAGCTGTTGACTCAGATGTTTGTCGCCGGGATGGGTACCGAAGTCATTGCCGGTAACTTTATCGCCTTCTCGGTGGCGGCACTGATTAACCTGCCAGGAAACGCCCTCGGATCGGCCTCAACCATCATCACCGGCAGACGTCTGGGCACCGGGCAGTTGGCGCAGGCTGAACGACAGTTGCGCCATGTTTTCTGGATGTCGACCATTGTGTTGACGCTTATAGCTTGGGGCACCGCACCGTTTGCCGGACTTTTTGCCTCGTTCTACACCCAAGAACAAGATGTTAAAGAGGTGGTGAAAGTCCTGTTGTGGATGAACGCCGCCTTTATGCCTATCTGGGCGGCCTCCTGGGTGCTTCCGGCGGGCTTTAAAGGTGCTCGCGATGTTCGCTTCGCCATGTGGGTCTCTATGCTCAGCATGTGGGGGTGCCGTGTGGTGGTGGGCTATGTGCTGGGGATTGTACTGGGAATGGGCGTGGTCGGTGTCTGGATGGGGATGTTCCTCGACTGGGCAACACGTGCAACGTGCTTCTACCACCGTTTGAGAACGGGTCGCTGGGCGTGGAAGTATATGCCTGCGAAAAAAACAGACAGCGCATCGCCTTGA
- a CDS encoding DUF5951 family protein, with the protein MESYLSGEKIFVKHQLSSCVAIAYSINNLSSFPTKIKEKCFAGSAFLHHHLKWSFNFLI; encoded by the coding sequence GTGGAGTCGTATCTTAGCGGCGAAAAAATTTTTGTCAAACATCAATTATCATCATGTGTTGCAATTGCCTATTCCATCAACAATTTGTCGTCATTCCCAACAAAAATTAAGGAAAAATGTTTTGCAGGATCAGCATTTCTCCATCATCATTTGAAATGGAGTTTCAACTTTCTGATCTAA
- a CDS encoding helix-turn-helix domain-containing protein, giving the protein MGRTLEQLLADEKPDVVADAQAMAADILLNIHLAELREKVQKTQVEMAEVLGIRQPTVASMEKPGRDMKLSTLKRYVEATGGKLRFDVELPDGSHYGFVL; this is encoded by the coding sequence ATGGGCAGAACGCTCGAACAGCTTCTTGCAGATGAAAAACCGGACGTTGTGGCCGATGCGCAGGCGATGGCGGCGGATATTCTGCTCAACATCCATCTTGCCGAACTGCGAGAGAAAGTGCAGAAAACGCAAGTGGAAATGGCCGAGGTGCTGGGAATCCGTCAACCTACAGTCGCCAGCATGGAAAAGCCTGGACGCGATATGAAACTGTCCACGCTTAAGCGCTACGTTGAAGCGACCGGTGGAAAACTACGTTTTGATGTTGAACTGCCGGATGGCTCTCACTACGGATTTGTACTGTAA
- a CDS encoding cation-transporting P-type ATPase: MKTEKPGRPFYQQTVEETLINIDSTADGLNGSDATARLQQYGENALPQKPGKPAWMRFLAHFNDVLIYVLLAAALLKAVMGHWIDMTVILGVAVINALIGHIQESNAEKSLQSIRNMLSSEAVVVRQGSHETVPTTALVPGDIVVVRAGDRIPADLRVIEAHNLRVEEAILTGESTVVEKNTEALSGELPLGDRYNLLYSGTTVSSGGGKGVVVATGGDTELGHINQMMSDIEKHRTPLMVQMDKLGKTIFITILVMMAALFVFSILFRDMPVSELMLSLISLAVAAVSEGLPAIISIILSLGVQAMARHKAIIRKLPTVETLGAMTVICSDKTGTLTMNEMTVKAVITAQTTYRVEGDSYEPVGNIHPIDDPTPVTVAQGSLLERYLRTIDLCNDSQLMKDEQGLWKITGGPTEGALKVLAAKIPLPALDTEMRSKIPFDSQYKYMSTLYRLGDEEVILITGAPDVLFRLCQFQQTDDGLQPFDQPYWESKIEEYAREGLRMVAAAWKPAANGQRELDHPDLQDGVILLGIAGMMDPPRPEAITAIADCLQAGIRVKMITGDHPQTAMSIGQMLGIGNAGSAITGRELEVMDDQQLSEAAQKYDIFARTSPEDKFRLVQALQSKQEVVGMTGDGVNDAPALKRADVGIAMGIKGTEVTKEAADMVLTDDNFATIARAVHEGRRVYDNLKKTILFIIPSNIAQGLLIIIALLAGNLIPLTPVLILWMNMATSATLSFGLAFEAGEKNIMNRPPRKPNLHVMDGYAIWRVVFVGLMIAISAFVLEAWLQPRGYSAEFIRTVLLQTLVTAQWFYMLNCRVSDGFSLSKGLLENKGIWIVSGVLLVLQLLIIYAPFMQMLFGTESLPFRYWVITFVIGFAMFLIVEAEKMLTRRWRAKA, from the coding sequence ATGAAAACAGAAAAACCTGGCCGTCCGTTTTATCAACAAACCGTTGAAGAAACCCTGATAAATATTGATTCCACCGCCGACGGACTTAACGGCTCCGACGCGACGGCAAGACTTCAACAATATGGCGAGAATGCTTTACCGCAAAAACCGGGCAAGCCCGCATGGATGCGCTTTCTGGCGCATTTTAACGATGTCCTTATCTATGTTCTGCTGGCTGCCGCTCTGCTCAAGGCGGTGATGGGGCACTGGATAGACATGACGGTGATTCTCGGGGTTGCCGTGATTAACGCCCTGATTGGTCATATTCAGGAGAGCAATGCCGAGAAATCGCTGCAAAGCATCCGTAATATGCTCTCCAGCGAGGCGGTGGTGGTCAGGCAAGGGAGCCATGAAACGGTTCCCACAACGGCGCTGGTGCCGGGGGATATCGTGGTGGTTCGCGCAGGTGATCGTATTCCTGCCGACCTGCGTGTTATTGAGGCTCACAATCTTCGCGTTGAAGAGGCGATCCTCACTGGCGAATCCACCGTCGTAGAGAAAAATACCGAGGCGTTGAGTGGAGAACTCCCCTTAGGCGACCGCTATAACCTGCTCTACTCCGGGACGACGGTGAGTTCAGGCGGTGGGAAAGGGGTTGTTGTTGCGACCGGTGGCGATACTGAACTGGGCCATATCAACCAGATGATGTCGGACATCGAGAAACATCGTACGCCGCTGATGGTGCAAATGGACAAGCTCGGTAAAACCATTTTCATCACAATTCTGGTGATGATGGCGGCATTGTTTGTATTCAGTATTCTGTTCCGGGACATGCCGGTTTCAGAACTGATGCTGTCGCTTATCAGCCTGGCCGTGGCGGCGGTTTCTGAAGGATTACCCGCCATTATCTCTATTATCCTCTCGCTCGGTGTGCAGGCGATGGCGCGTCACAAAGCCATTATTCGCAAGCTGCCAACCGTCGAAACCCTCGGGGCGATGACGGTTATTTGCTCGGATAAAACCGGCACCCTGACCATGAATGAAATGACGGTCAAAGCCGTGATTACCGCGCAGACGACCTATCGCGTCGAGGGAGACAGTTACGAACCGGTAGGCAACATTCATCCTATTGATGATCCAACACCCGTCACTGTCGCTCAGGGCTCCCTGCTGGAGCGCTACCTGCGAACGATTGACCTGTGTAATGACAGCCAGTTGATGAAAGATGAGCAGGGGCTGTGGAAAATTACCGGGGGGCCGACCGAAGGGGCGCTGAAGGTGCTGGCGGCAAAAATCCCACTACCGGCGCTCGATACCGAAATGCGCAGCAAAATTCCGTTTGATTCGCAATACAAGTACATGTCTACGTTGTATCGCCTGGGTGACGAAGAGGTCATTTTAATTACCGGTGCGCCGGACGTCCTGTTCCGGCTCTGCCAATTCCAGCAGACCGATGACGGACTACAGCCGTTCGATCAACCTTACTGGGAATCGAAAATTGAAGAATACGCCCGCGAGGGGCTGCGCATGGTGGCGGCTGCCTGGAAGCCTGCTGCGAATGGGCAACGCGAGCTGGATCATCCGGACTTACAAGATGGGGTTATTTTGCTCGGCATTGCCGGCATGATGGATCCACCGCGCCCGGAAGCCATCACCGCCATTGCCGACTGCCTACAAGCCGGTATTCGCGTGAAAATGATCACCGGCGACCACCCGCAAACGGCAATGAGCATTGGGCAGATGTTGGGTATTGGTAATGCCGGCAGCGCTATCACCGGACGCGAGCTGGAAGTGATGGACGATCAGCAACTGAGCGAGGCGGCGCAAAAATACGATATCTTTGCGCGAACGAGCCCGGAGGATAAATTCCGTCTGGTGCAGGCATTGCAAAGTAAGCAGGAAGTGGTGGGGATGACCGGGGACGGCGTGAACGATGCCCCAGCCCTTAAGCGTGCGGATGTTGGCATCGCGATGGGGATTAAAGGCACTGAGGTCACCAAGGAAGCTGCCGATATGGTGCTCACGGACGACAACTTTGCCACTATCGCCAGAGCGGTACACGAAGGACGCCGGGTTTACGACAACCTGAAAAAAACCATCCTGTTTATTATCCCTAGCAACATAGCCCAGGGGCTACTGATCATTATTGCGCTGTTAGCAGGCAACTTGATTCCCTTAACGCCAGTGCTGATCCTGTGGATGAACATGGCGACATCGGCAACACTGTCCTTTGGTCTGGCGTTTGAGGCGGGTGAAAAGAACATCATGAACCGGCCGCCACGTAAGCCGAATCTGCATGTGATGGATGGTTATGCTATCTGGCGTGTGGTGTTTGTCGGTTTGATGATTGCCATCAGTGCCTTTGTGTTAGAGGCCTGGCTGCAACCGCGCGGCTACTCGGCAGAGTTTATCCGCACCGTGCTACTGCAAACGCTGGTCACCGCGCAGTGGTTCTACATGCTGAACTGCCGCGTATCGGATGGCTTCTCACTGAGCAAGGGTTTGCTGGAGAATAAAGGGATCTGGATTGTGAGCGGCGTGCTGCTGGTCCTGCAGCTGCTGATTATCTACGCGCCGTTTATGCAGATGCTGTTTGGCACAGAATCGCTGCCGTTCCGCTATTGGGTTATCACGTTTGTTATTGGCTTTGCGATGTTCCTGATTGTTGAAGCGGAGAAAATGTTGACGCGTAGATGGCGCGCGAAAGCATAG
- a CDS encoding efflux RND transporter permease subunit has product MDISRQFIDNPIRVWLTILLLGVGGIFALLNIGRLEDPAFTIKTAVVITHYPGASAQQVEEEVTLPLENALQQLPYLDNVSSISSNGLSQITVNIASHHHSDELPQIWDELRRRVGDASRQFPPGVVTPFVNDDFGDVFGFFFALSGDEFSNPELVRYAEQLRRELVLVPGVGKVAIGGAQQQQINIDISLTKMAARGITLTQLSTLLARLNVVSSAGEITSGTESIRLHPTGEFENINELADLIITPSGAGAATRLRDIATLSRGLNESPSSIYHANGRKAVTMGVSFIPGVNVIDVGHALEAKLKQMSAEKPAGIHIDLFYDQAAEVGHSVNGFIVNFLMALAIVIGVLLIFMGVRSGIIIAFSLALNVLGTLLIMYLWGIELQRISLGALIIALSMLVDNAIVIVEGVLIARQQGSSLLTAVNYIIRRSALPLLGATIIAILAFAPIGLSQDSTGEYCKSLFQVLLISLMLSWFSALTITPVLIKWWLFKNDNTPEKSPDTDPYNKPFYRLYQRLLNTLLQHKAPTLVVMAALLAASVWGFGSVRQNFFPSSNTPIFFVDLWLPYGTDIQWTEKMTSDIEKTINGQPGVVTTVSTIGQGSMRFILTYSGQRQYSNYAQIMVRMDDQRNISPLTRHVDEYIARHYPQVNASTKRVMFGPSGDSAIEVRIKGPDPDKLRLIASQVDDILSRDPATDSVRNDWQNRSKVIRPQYVAALGRELGVDKQDVDNALEMNFSGSRAGLYREGSDLLPVIVRPPESERQDANHLNNVLVWSQSRQQYIPLSNVVSGFSLEWEDPLILRRDRMRVLTVQTDPNPLSQQTSGDILARVKPQIDALALPQGYHIEWGGDAENSREAQQGLFTTLPLGYLVMFVITVLMFSSVKNAIAIWLTVPLALIGVTPGFLITGIPFGFMALIGLLSLSGMLIRNGIVLVEEIEQQKEQKIQHDAILYAATSRLRPILLTAFTTVLGLAPLLLDVFFQSMAVVIMFGLGFATILTLLVLPVIYACFHRKDNTEQQ; this is encoded by the coding sequence ATGGACATCTCCCGCCAGTTTATTGATAACCCGATCCGCGTCTGGCTGACGATTCTTCTGCTTGGCGTAGGGGGAATCTTCGCGCTGTTGAATATTGGCAGGCTGGAAGACCCCGCCTTTACCATTAAAACTGCAGTTGTCATCACTCATTATCCCGGTGCCTCTGCCCAACAGGTGGAGGAAGAAGTCACCCTGCCGCTAGAGAATGCGCTTCAGCAATTACCCTACCTGGATAACGTCAGTTCGATTTCGTCCAACGGCTTATCACAAATCACCGTCAATATTGCCTCGCACCATCATTCCGATGAATTGCCACAAATCTGGGATGAACTGCGCCGCCGCGTCGGTGATGCCTCCCGTCAGTTTCCACCGGGTGTCGTTACCCCCTTTGTGAATGACGATTTTGGCGATGTGTTTGGCTTTTTCTTTGCCTTATCAGGGGACGAGTTTAGTAACCCTGAGCTTGTGCGCTATGCCGAACAATTGCGTCGCGAGCTGGTTCTGGTGCCCGGGGTTGGAAAAGTGGCGATTGGCGGTGCGCAACAGCAGCAGATCAATATTGATATTTCCCTGACCAAAATGGCCGCGCGCGGTATTACGCTGACGCAACTCTCCACGCTGCTGGCCCGCCTGAATGTGGTCTCCAGCGCGGGAGAAATAACGTCAGGAACCGAGTCCATTCGCCTGCATCCTACCGGTGAGTTTGAAAATATTAATGAACTGGCCGACCTGATTATCACCCCTTCAGGTGCGGGTGCCGCGACGCGCCTGCGTGATATCGCTACCCTGTCACGCGGGCTAAATGAATCCCCTTCCAGTATTTACCATGCTAATGGTCGAAAAGCCGTCACCATGGGTGTCTCCTTTATCCCAGGCGTTAACGTTATCGACGTAGGACATGCGCTGGAGGCGAAGCTCAAGCAGATGTCGGCAGAAAAACCGGCGGGGATCCATATCGATCTGTTTTACGATCAGGCCGCAGAAGTCGGGCATTCGGTGAATGGATTTATCGTTAACTTCCTGATGGCATTGGCCATTGTTATCGGCGTACTGCTTATTTTTATGGGCGTGCGCAGCGGGATTATTATCGCCTTCTCGCTGGCGCTCAACGTGCTGGGAACGTTGCTTATCATGTACCTGTGGGGCATTGAGCTACAGCGTATCTCACTGGGAGCGCTGATCATCGCTCTCAGTATGCTGGTCGATAACGCTATCGTGATTGTCGAAGGGGTGCTGATTGCCCGCCAGCAGGGTTCATCGCTTTTAACTGCCGTAAATTACATTATCCGCCGCTCGGCGCTGCCGCTGCTGGGGGCGACGATTATCGCTATTCTGGCGTTTGCACCTATCGGGTTGTCGCAGGACTCCACCGGAGAGTACTGTAAATCCCTGTTCCAGGTCCTATTGATTTCGCTGATGTTGAGCTGGTTTTCAGCGCTTACCATCACGCCGGTGTTGATTAAGTGGTGGCTGTTCAAAAATGACAATACGCCGGAAAAAAGTCCCGATACCGATCCTTATAACAAACCGTTTTATCGTCTCTATCAGCGCCTGCTCAATACGCTATTACAGCATAAAGCACCAACGCTTGTGGTCATGGCCGCACTGCTAGCCGCGTCTGTCTGGGGATTTGGTTCAGTACGCCAAAACTTCTTCCCATCGTCAAATACGCCAATTTTCTTTGTCGACCTCTGGCTGCCTTACGGTACTGATATTCAATGGACCGAAAAGATGACCAGCGATATCGAAAAAACCATCAATGGACAGCCCGGCGTGGTAACCACGGTATCGACCATTGGTCAGGGCAGTATGCGTTTTATTCTGACCTACAGCGGGCAGCGCCAATACAGCAACTATGCACAAATCATGGTGCGAATGGATGACCAGCGTAATATCTCCCCGCTCACCCGCCACGTTGACGAGTATATTGCGCGTCATTATCCGCAGGTCAATGCCAGCACCAAGCGGGTGATGTTTGGCCCTTCTGGCGACAGCGCTATTGAGGTACGCATTAAGGGGCCAGACCCCGATAAGCTGCGCCTGATTGCCAGCCAGGTTGATGATATTCTCAGCCGCGATCCGGCCACCGACAGCGTGAGAAATGATTGGCAGAACCGCAGCAAAGTCATCAGGCCGCAATATGTTGCCGCTTTAGGTCGCGAGCTGGGCGTGGATAAACAGGATGTGGACAACGCGCTGGAGATGAATTTCTCCGGTAGCCGTGCCGGGCTTTATCGCGAAGGCAGCGACCTGCTACCGGTTATTGTTCGCCCACCGGAAAGTGAACGCCAGGATGCAAATCATCTCAATAACGTCCTGGTGTGGAGTCAGAGTCGGCAACAATATATTCCGCTGAGTAATGTGGTTAGCGGGTTCTCGCTGGAGTGGGAAGACCCGCTGATTCTGCGCCGCGACCGCATGCGGGTGCTAACCGTTCAGACCGATCCCAATCCGTTAAGCCAGCAAACATCCGGGGATATTCTCGCCCGCGTGAAGCCGCAAATCGACGCCCTCGCCCTACCCCAGGGTTATCATATTGAATGGGGAGGCGACGCCGAAAATTCCCGCGAAGCGCAACAGGGGCTGTTTACCACGTTACCGTTAGGGTATCTGGTGATGTTTGTCATTACCGTCTTGATGTTCAGCTCGGTGAAAAATGCGATCGCCATTTGGCTGACCGTTCCGTTAGCGTTGATAGGAGTGACGCCGGGCTTTTTAATCACCGGGATCCCCTTTGGCTTCATGGCGCTGATTGGACTGTTGAGTCTCAGCGGGATGCTGATTCGCAACGGTATTGTGCTGGTCGAAGAGATTGAACAGCAAAAAGAGCAAAAAATTCAGCATGATGCCATCCTGTATGCGGCCACTTCACGTCTGCGCCCTATTCTATTAACCGCCTTTACCACCGTGCTCGGCCTGGCCCCGCTTTTGCTGGATGTTTTCTTCCAAAG
- a CDS encoding type II toxin-antitoxin system RelE/ParE family toxin yields MWTIKTTDGFDNWFSTLCATDRASVLALLLVLREKGPGLPRPYADRIKGSCYSNMKELRVQSQGDPIRVFFAFDPYRTGILLCAGNKVGNEKRFYNQMIAVADREFTDYLNTLDDKE; encoded by the coding sequence GTGTGGACAATTAAGACTACGGATGGATTTGATAATTGGTTTAGCACGCTCTGCGCAACCGACCGGGCCAGTGTGCTGGCTTTGCTACTCGTGCTGCGGGAAAAGGGGCCGGGATTGCCCAGACCCTATGCTGATAGGATAAAAGGTTCCTGCTACAGCAATATGAAAGAGCTGCGTGTACAGAGCCAAGGCGATCCGATACGGGTATTTTTCGCCTTCGATCCTTACCGAACCGGCATTCTGCTTTGTGCTGGTAACAAGGTCGGTAATGAAAAACGTTTTTATAATCAGATGATCGCGGTTGCTGACCGGGAATTTACTGATTATCTGAATACGTTAGATGATAAGGAGTAA
- a CDS encoding efflux RND transporter periplasmic adaptor subunit yields the protein MNRCVCLLPLIIFTLTACDPKVEQAAPQPRMVKVAQAVEAGNAQQRVFPARIESGDATDLSFKRAGQIEVLDIRQGATIKQGQQLARLNAREAQQRVNDRQTAATLAQRQFDRFQTLSGRQAISKAEMDVQRASRDSANAALQIAREELNQMTLIAPFGGTLASVHVRNHQVVSAGQPIVTLTRTDLLDVVFSLPENLFKTLDIRNAQYQPVVKINAFPGREFNAVYKEHSGSSDSNTLTWQVILTMPRPDDFPAVGGVSGTVTINLANLPAGVGSQTLVVPVEAVFNPDNSPRNEPHVWVVIGEGDTLHLEDRKVSVGQVSNEGIIITRGLTAGERVVAAGVGELHAKQPVRIWTRERGL from the coding sequence GTGAACCGTTGCGTCTGTCTTTTACCTCTCATCATCTTCACGCTCACGGCATGTGACCCTAAAGTTGAACAGGCCGCGCCCCAGCCACGAATGGTCAAAGTCGCACAGGCCGTAGAAGCGGGTAACGCGCAGCAGCGTGTCTTCCCGGCACGCATTGAATCCGGGGATGCCACCGACCTCTCCTTTAAACGTGCTGGCCAGATTGAAGTCCTCGACATCCGCCAGGGCGCGACAATCAAGCAAGGGCAGCAGCTTGCCCGGTTAAACGCCCGTGAAGCCCAACAGCGCGTCAATGACAGACAAACGGCGGCGACTCTGGCCCAGCGACAGTTCGACCGTTTCCAGACACTTTCCGGCCGCCAGGCGATATCCAAAGCCGAAATGGATGTGCAGCGAGCCAGCCGCGACTCGGCAAATGCCGCGCTGCAGATTGCCCGGGAAGAGTTGAACCAGATGACGCTTATCGCCCCGTTTGGTGGGACGTTAGCGAGCGTGCATGTGCGCAATCATCAGGTTGTCTCGGCCGGTCAGCCTATTGTGACATTGACCCGCACGGATCTGCTGGATGTGGTGTTTAGCCTCCCGGAAAACCTATTCAAGACGCTGGATATCCGCAACGCGCAATATCAGCCTGTCGTCAAAATTAACGCTTTCCCCGGTCGAGAATTTAACGCCGTCTACAAAGAACACTCCGGTAGCAGTGACAGCAATACGCTCACCTGGCAGGTAATTTTAACCATGCCACGCCCAGACGACTTCCCCGCCGTCGGAGGCGTTAGCGGTACCGTCACCATTAATCTTGCCAACCTTCCAGCCGGTGTGGGCAGCCAGACGCTGGTCGTGCCCGTTGAGGCTGTTTTTAACCCGGATAACAGCCCACGCAATGAGCCCCACGTGTGGGTCGTCATCGGCGAAGGCGACACATTACATCTGGAAGACCGCAAGGTCAGCGTAGGGCAAGTCAGCAACGAAGGGATCATTATTACCCGCGGACTGACCGCCGGGGAGCGCGTAGTTGCGGCTGGCGTCGGTGAATTGCATGCAAAGCAGCCGGTACGGATCTGGACGCGTGAGAGAGGGCTTTAA